Below is a genomic region from Persicimonas caeni.
CCAAACTTGTTCTTGAGGCCGGGGATGGCCACTGTCTTGCCTCGCTGCATGGACAGGTAGGCGTGCTCGGCGACCGACTCGACGGTGGCGACGCCCGACTTGAACAGCAAGGTGTCGTCGTTAGATGCCTCCTCGGCAAATTCGGTGCTCGTCGCCCCGGGGCAATGGGCGGTAGCGGTCACGCCGGTGCCTTCGAGCTCGTGGGCGATGCCCTCGGTAAAGGAGAGCACGTACGCCTTGGTCGCATAGTAGACCGACATGTAGGGCCCGGGTTGGAAGGCGGCGGTCGACGCGATGTTGAGGATGCGGCCGAAGCCGCGCGCGAGCATGCCCGGAAGGAACCTGTGCGTCAGGTCGGTCAGCGCGACGACGTTCACCTCGACCTGGTCGAGTTCGCGAACGCGGTCGAGTTCGTGGAACGGACCGTTGCTGCCGAAGCCGGCGTTGTTGACCAGGTAGTCGACGTTCACGTCGTCGGCGTCGAGCCGCTCGAAGAGGGCGGTGCGCGCCTCGGCATCGGCCAGGTCGCACGGCTCGACGCGCACGTCGATGTCGTACTCGGCCTGCAAGGCTTCGGCGAGTTCCTCGAGGCGCTCTTGGCGCCGGGCGACGACCACCAGGTCGATTCCATCGGCCGCGAAATGCCGGCACAACTCGCGGCCGATGCCGCTGGAGGCGCCGGTCACCAGGGCGCGTCGGTTCTGCGTCTGCATCGATTTAGACATCATCTCTCTCGCTGGTCGGTCGGGATTTACCACTGCACGCGGCGACCCTAGCGCGTCTTCGACGCGGGTCGCAAGCTGTAGCAAGTCAGTGGCGAATCGCTCGTGTATCGCTCGGATGGTTGATTGCATCTTAAGGGGGCGAGGAGTCGCGCCGATCATGCCGACCACAACTCACCGGAGATGTTATGAGTCAGAGAACACGACACGCTCGAAGAGAGGGGCGGCACCGGTTGCTCGTCACCGAGGGCGTCCTCTTTCCGTCGACGCGCCTGCAGTTTCACTTCATTGATCCGCAGCGACGGGCCCTGGTGCGACAGGCGATGCTCGAGGAGGGCAGGTTGCTGCTTCGGCCGAAGGACGAGTCCTTCGAGAGTGACATCGCCACGCTTGCAGAGATTGTCGATTACTTGGAGTTCTCGCCGCAACGCACGGCGGTGACGCTCGGAGGCATCGAGCGTGTGCGCCTGGTCGGGGTCGAACCGCGCGAGGGACATGCGATGGCGACTTGGAGGCGTGTCGACGAACTCGTCTCCGACTGCATTGCGTGCAACTCGCTCGTCGCCGACATCTTGGGCACGCTCGACCATCTGTCCAAACAGGGCGTGGAGCTTGCCGGCGAGGTGGCGTCGATGGCCGCTGAAGCACGCGACCCTTCTGCGGTGGCCGATATCGTCGGCTCGGTCACCTTCGAGCGCGGCCGCGACCAACTCGAGCACCTGGCCCAGATCAACGTCTATCAACGGTTGGTTGCGGTGCACAGTCGGCTCGTGACGATTGTGAATGCCTGATTGTCACACATACGCTGCTGGCACGGTATGATTTTTGCTCTCTTTCAGGTGTATGTTCAGAATCCTTTGGGACTCGCCGCTGCGCACATCGCAACTGGCGGGAAAAAATTTCACCTAGTCGCACCTGTCCGCAGAATTTGCGCCTAACACTACGATTGAGAGCACATGCACCGGCAAAATGATTCGCTGCCTTCGGATTTTTCACGACTCCACTGTGACGAGGCCTCGCAGTGTCTGTATTTCGAGATTTTGTCCACCATGGATGAGGCCGTCATGGTGATCGATGACGAGGCGCGCGAGCTCGTCTTCATCAACGTGGCCGCCCGCGATTTGGCGGCCAGCGCAGGCATCGCGGCAACCTATGAAGCGGTGAGCACGAGGGTGCTGCCGCGGGAGGGCGCCGAGACGGCCGGTGACTCGTCGCGCATGTGTGAGATCGAACTCGACGGGCGCGTCTTCTCGTGCAGCATTCAAAACGAATGCGGCCCGTATCGGGTCGTGTTGCTGCGTGATGAGACCGACCGACGCCGCCTGGAGCAGCTGGCTGCGTCGGTCAACACCACCGAGCACATCGACCGGGTATTTGCCGGGATTCGCCACGAAATTGGCAATCCCATCAATGCCCTCAAGATGACCCTGACGGTGCTCCAGCGCAATCTCGAGCGCTTCGACCGCGAGGCGATCGTCGAGTACGTGGAGCGTTCGCTGACGGACGTGGCCCGCGTGGAGTACCTGCTGCGCTCCCTGCGTAATTTCAACATGGTCGAGGACCCCGAGCCCGAGCAGCTCGACTTGGCCGACTTCCTGGCTCAGTTCTTGGCGCTGGCGGCGGGCGACTTTCCTTCCATTACCCACCATGTAGACGCGGACGCTCGGGTGGTCCGAGCCGACCCCCGCGCCCTCCAGCAGATTCTCATCAACCTGTTGTCGAACGCCTCAGACGCCATCGAAGACGTCGACGAGCCCCGAATCGAGATTCGCGCGGGCCGCGACGGTGAGCGAGTTGTCCTCGAAGTGAGTGACAACGGACAAGGCATGGATGAGGAGACCCTCCAGAAGCTGTTCGAGCCCTTCTTTACGACCAAGCAGAAGGGCACCGGTCTGGGCATGGTCATCGTTCAGAAGATGATGGCGCGCATGGGCGGAGAGGTCGGCGTGCAGAGCCATCTCGGCCAGGGAACGACGTTCACGCTGCAACTGCCAGCAGTCTGAACTCGGCCGCGTTTCAGCACCCGGTCTTCGGGTGGCATGAATTTGGCAGGGTATGGCGTGTAGCGGATAGACAACTTGCACGAGGCGCGGATTTCACCGTGTCGGCACAACAAACGCCGGGTGGCACGCATGAAGAATGTTCTGATTGTTGATGACGAAGAATCGTTTCTCAAGAGCTTGATCGATGGCTTGGAAGCCTACTCGGCGGACTTGCGCGTGTGGACGGCCTTCGATGGCTGCGAGGCTATCGAACTGCTCGAAGACACCCCCATCGACCTGGTCGTGACCGACCTGAAGATGCCGCAGGTCAACGGCTTCGAGTTGCTCGAGCATATCAACCGCGAATTCCCCAGCCTGCCCGTGCTGGTCATGACTGCCTTCGGGTCGCGCAAGATTGCTCGCAAGTTGAGCGAGTTGGGTGTGAGCCAGTTTTTGGACAAGCCCGTCGACTTCGACCACCTGGTCAGCCGGATCTTCGACCAGCTCGACGCACGCTCTCGCGGGCGCATCAAGGGCATCGCGCTGCCCACGTTCCTGCAGCTCATCGAGATGGAGAAGAAGACCTGCACCCTGCAGGTACGCTCCGGTGACGACATCGGTCTGCTCTACTTTCTGAAGGGAGAGTTGATCAACGCCGAGATCAGCGGCGCCGACGGCGAAGAGGCAGCCTCGGAGATCGTGACCTGGCAGAAGCCCGATATCGCGCTCGACGGAGTCCTTCGCAAGCAAAAGCGCACTATCCACACGAAGCTCGGGCCGCTGCTCATGGAGGCGTACCGTCTGCTGGACGAGCGTGGTGCCGGCCTCGAGGACGAAGAGTCGGAGGTCGAGTTCGACCTGGGCCTCGACGCAGCTTCCGGGGCTTCGGAGCCGGAGGTGCTGTCGGCGCAGGCTGCCAACTCAGATGTGGACGCGTCTGCGTCGACTGCGTCGTCGAGGCAGTTGCGTATGGCTCTCGAAGGCTTGGCGTCCTTGGAGGGATTCGTCGGCGCCGGCGTCTTCTCGCCGAGTGGCGAGGCGCTCGCGTTGCTCGTGGACGAAGCCGAGCAGGCTCGCCTCGTCGAGGTGGGCGGGCAGGCCGATGCAGTGCTCGGTGTCGCCGGGGCGGCGGCGTCAGCCGCAGGCAGCGCAGGAGGGCCACTGATTCACATCGACGGTGATGATGCACACATTTTGATGTGTACCCTCGACCTCGATGGTGATGGTCGCCCCTCCGAATCGGCTGGAGCTTTTGCTCACGCCGTGCTCATCCTCGCCGATGATAGCGACTTGGGCAGGGCGAAGAAGACGCTGAGTTCGGTGAGCGTCCACGTCGGCTCTCGGGTGGCATAGAGCCAAGATGACAGTGAGGACTGAGCAAATGACTCGTCTATTCGTCTATGGAACACTTCGCCCCTCCGAGAGCCGGTGGCCGGCCATCGAGGAGTTCGTGGCTCGTGCCGAGCCGGCCAAGCTCGAAGGCTTTCGGATGCATGCGCTACCCGAGGGGTACCCTGCCATCGAACCGGGGCAGGGCGAGGTCATCGGAACGCTGCTCCATCTGGAGCCGGCACTCGTCGTCGCCGCATTGGCGAAGGCCGACCAGATCGAAGGGTATATCGAGGGCTCTCCCGATTCGCTGTACGAACGCGTCGTGGTCGACGTGGGCGGCGCGGACGCCTACACCTACGTGTACCATCCGAACCGGCGCGACCATTTGCATACTCGTGGCCGACTCATCGAGAGCGGCGACTGGTTAAATCGAGGCTGACCGGTGTAGGCGCACGCGTGCTAGGTCGATACGAAAGGGGCCGTCTTGCTTGTCGGAGATGAGTACTCCGACGGATCGGATGCGTGTCGGGTCGAGGCGGGCCCCGGCGGACAAGTGCGTGCCGCGTCGCCACAGTTCGAAATCAGTGAAGGGGAGTACGAGTTCGGTCCAAGGGCCTGATGGCGGCTCGAATGGGTGGCGCCAACTCGATTTCGGTGGTGTGTCGTCGGTGCGCACGGTGAATTTGTAGCGGTGTCCGTCACCGCGAACGAGCAGTCGAAAGGCGTCGAGGTCATCGAAGTCGGTGACGCCGCGGTCGTCGTCGACGAGGCGGGCGGAGCAGAATCCTCCGTTATTCGCCAGGGATACGATTCCCTCGAAGCGAAGAAAGCCCCGTTCGGCCTCACCGTAGTCGACGGGGGCGTCGACCCAGTGGACGTGGCTGTGGGAGCGACCTCCCATGACGGGGTCATCTACGGTTTTCCATTCCTCGACGGAGCGGGCGGCGTCGAAGTCGACATGATTCATCGGATGGGCTCCTCGTCCGTGTGCTGTCCCCAGAAGCCCGGGTATTTGGTGACCTTCAGGTCGTCTTCGACTCGAATCTGGCAAGCGAGTCGAAGTCCCGAGGAGGGGTCGTGCGGCGGAAAGTCGAGCCGCCAGCGCTCACGGGCGGTCTTCTCGCCGACGGTCCCCTCGACGATCTCGACGGCGCAGGTGCCGCAAGTTCCGAAGCCGCGGCAGTTCAGCCACTGGGCGTTGTCGTTGTGTGGGGTTTCGCCGGCGCGAAGCAGTACGTCGCGCAGGCGCTCGCCTGCTTCGCATTCGATAAGATGACCGTTGAACTCGACTTTCGGCATGACGGGTCTCTGCGGTTATGGTGTCGAAGGTCAAATGATACGTTCGCACGTGGCGCACATCTTAAAGATGCACGCCAAGGCGGCTTCGTTACCTCACCGATGTATCGAGACATGCTCCAGCTCTACTACAGCGACCTTTATACGGGTGCGATCTCCGAGGAGGCGCGCTTTCCGAAGTCGCGCTATCGCAAGGTGCGTGAAGAGCTCGACCGGCGCGGACTGACGGGGACTGATATAGCAGTTGAGGAGGCGCGACAGGCTCGTCTCGATGAGGTGCATTTGGTCCACGAACCCGAGTATGTGCGCCGCTTTATGGAGAACGAGCTCGACGACAAGATGGTGCGCAAGATCGGCTTTCGGCCGTGGACCGAACAGTTCGTCGACCGCACGTTCAGTATTGCGGGCGGTACCCTTCAAGCCTTCGAGGCGGTCATGGGCGGCGCGCAGTTCGCGGGCAACCTCGCCGGAGGTACCCACCACGCCTACGCTGACCGTGGCGAGGGGTTCTGCGTGTTCAACGACCTGGCGATCTGCGCGGTACGCGCCCTCGAGGAGTTCGGCTACGAGCGTGTGGCAATCGTCGACTGCGACGTTCACCAGGGAAACGGCACGGCCGTCATCTTCGCCGACGAGCCGCGCGTGCTCACCTACTCGATTCACTGCGCCGGCAACTATCCGTTCGACAAAGAGGAGAGCGACGTGGACGTGGCGGTGCCGGTGGGCTCGGGCGACGAGGCGTATCTGGAGTTGCTCGACCGAAGTTTGTCGCGCGCTCTGTACGGCTTTCGACCGCAGCTGGTCTTGTATCAGGCGGGCGTCGACGCACTCGAAGAAGACCGGTGGGGGCGGCTCGCGCTGACGCGCGCCGGCCTGCGGCGGCGCAACGGCCTCGTATTCGACCTGGCCGAGGCGTGGGCCTGCCCGGTGCTGATCACGATGGGCGGCGGCTACTCGCGGCCCATCGAGGCCTCGGTGGCCGCTCACGCCGACGTGTTCGAGGAGGCGTCGCGGCGCCTGAAGTCGCGGTGACCGGCTCCGGAATTGTCCCCCTAAACTAAAGGGGGCGTCAGGGAACGACGTTCCCCGACGAGCCGCACGACATGCGGTCGAACGCGCCTTCGGGCCGTCACGCGCACCGGCACAGCCCCGGTGGATACGTCCCCGTGGGGAAGCTCACCTGCGACTTACCTTTTCGCCACCTTCCCATCGCCCGTTTATAGGCGTCGACGGTGGTCATGCGAGCCTCCAAGTACGCACTCTTCTTCTCCTCGTCGGCGCAAAGGCATTTGACTCGAGGAGAGCGCTTGGGCGCGGGCGGGATATACCTCCACTTCATGCGCTTGACCTTGGCGGGGCCCGCGACGCTCTTTCTTTTTCGAGCGCGCTCTTTTTGCAGTTCGGTTGCTTGTTCCTCGATGTGGGTCACAACGAGCTGGCGCGCCTCCTCCTCGGTTTTGTTTTCCCACATCGGCAGCGTTGCGAGTACGAGCTCGTCGCTTCGCATGGCCTTTTCGCGCGGAGTTGACGGATCCTTGCGCCGAAGTCTGCGCAGCTCTTCGTAGTCGATGAGTCGTCCGACCTGCGCCTCGCCGGTCTTGTGGGACTTCCATGACGACACCCCCGGCCAATCCTCGGGGTGGCGCACCGCATCGGACAGGCACGGGTTGTTGACGATGTAGTTGAGCTTCTCCAGGAGCATGTCATCGCCGATGATCTTGGGCGCATCAAAGGGGCGTGGAAACACCGTGCCGGTGCGGTTTCTGTGGCGGTTGAGGCGAGCGGCAAGCTCGCGCTGGAAGTCGCGCATGAACTCGGACAGGTTCATCTTGGGCGCGCGTACGAGCAGGTGAAAGTGATTGCTCATGAAGACGTAGGCGAAGATCTCGACCTCGTGCTTCTGAGCCGCCCAAGCCAGACAGGCTAGGCAAATGCGTTGCATCTCACCGTCATCGTCAGGGCGCATCAAGAACCTCGCCTCGATGCAGCGATTGGTCACAAAGTAGAAGGCGTCGTCTTCGAGGATTCGAATATTGTCAATGGCAGGCATCGCAACTTCCTCCCGATTAGCAGTCAATCCAGTTAGCTCTCACTATGGTTTTCGGCAGAACCGGCCGAATCGTTGCGTGCTCGGGCGAATTTTTTTCGAGCGATCGGGATACAACGAGGCGCTGACCCGCATGAGACGGGCTCCGTCGGGGAACCTGATTCCCTGTCGCGAGGGGAAGGTTTTGGGGCAATCTCTGTTTTTCGAGCAGGAGGGGGCAGCATCCTCCTGACTGATGGGCATCTTTGTCCGTCGCCGGCACCTCTCGACGGTTGAAATGTAGCGGAGGGCCGCATACCACGGGGCTCGTCGGGGAACCTGGTTCCCGTCGGCGGTTCCCGTCGGCGGCCCGTTGGAGGGGTCATGCTCACCCGTTCGAAGCACGGGGCGAATTTCATGGGCGATCGAACGTTCGACATTCTGCTCGACATTCACCACGGCTTGCCGCGTCAGGGGCCGGGCGACGACATGTGTACGCGTCGTGCGCTTGCCATGTTCGACGGGCTACCCGCAGCCCCCGACGTGCTCGACGTAGGTTGTGGGCCGGGGATGCAGACACTCGCGCTCGCCGAGGCTCTCGGTTCAGAGGTCACGGCGGTCGATATCTTCGACGTGTTTCTCGACGAGTTGCGCGACCGCGCCCAGGAGCGGGGACTCGATGCGATGGTGCACCCGGTCAAGGCGTCGATGGATGCCATGCCCTTTGCGGATGCTTCCTTCGACCTCATCTGGGCGGAGGGTTCCGCCTATGTCATGGGCGTCGGCGAGGCGCTTCAGGCGTGGCGGCCGCTCCTTCGGGATGGCGGCTGCATCGCCTTCACCGAGATGGTCTGGCTCGTCGATGAGCCGCCCGCCGAAGCCGCCTCCTTCTTCGGGCAGGAGTACCCGGCGATGACCGACGTGCCCACTAACCTGCAGCTCATCCGAGATGCCGGCTACGAGGTCGTCGGGCATTTCACCCTCCCTGACTCGGCGTGGTGGGACAACTACTACGCGCCGCTCGAGGCGCGACTGCCCGAGATGCGACGCAAATATGCCGACGACCCGCAAGGGTTGGACATGATCGCGGCGAGTCAGCGCGAGATTGACGTGCGCCGACAGTTTCCAGATGCATACGGCTACGAATTCTTCGTGGCAAAGTCCACCTATATGACATAGCGCATTGAGCGGGGGCCGGGGAGCTGTGCTAAGAAAACCCTGGAATGCTCGGCCCAGCTCGCAACGTTTGCGTCTGGCGATTCACTTGGCGCCGGCCCTCGCTCCGGCTGTTTCATCGGAAGTGCCACATGTCTATTGAAGAGCTGCACCCTTGGTTTCTGGGCGCTTACGCCGAGAACCACGACGTCCTCGAAGATCTGCTTACCGAATTTTTGGCTGACCATGTCTACTGGCGGCGAAATTTCCATCCGGAGTGCCGCCCGCCGGTTCCCACCTCGGCGCAGTATCGCGATGACTACATCGAGTTCGTTGCCGAGCTCAAACAAGAGCTGTTCCAGTTGAGCGCCGACCTGAAGCGCTCGGTGCCTTGGTTCAGCCCGCGCTACGTGGGGCACATGTCGTCGGACCTGTTGCTCCCGGGGCTTATCGCAAGGGTCATGACCACGCTCTACAACCCCAACAACGTCTCCGAAGACGCCTCGCCGGCCACCCTCGAAAAGGAACTCGAGGTCGGCATGCAGCTGGCCGAGATGTTTGGGTATCCCATCGATGAGAGTGCCGAACCCTGCGCCTACGGTCACCTCACGTCGGGCGGAACGGTCGCCAACTACGAGGGCCTGCGCAACCTGATCGCGCTGGAGATGTACCCGATGGCACTGGCCCAGGCCTCCCGTGAGTTCGACGGCGAGTTGGGGCCGATGGGCCCCCTGGTCAAGCGGCTGACCGAGTACAGCGACTGGGAACTCGTGAACCTCGGTGTCGACGACATCATCGCGCTGCGCCGCGAGGCGCTCGGCTCAGCCAGAGAGCTGCACGGCCCTGCCGGTTTCGAGCGGTTCCGCAAGGCCATCAAAGCGGCGCGCTTCGAGGCGCTCGGCGCGGTTGACTTTTTCCGCACGCACAGCGAATTGAAGCCGCCGGTGGTGCTGGTGCCGTCGACGGCGCACTACTCGTGGGAAAAGGCGATGAAGGTCTTGGGCCTTGGTGCTCAGCACCTTCTCGAGGTCGGCGTCGACCGCAACATGCGCATGGACGTCGCCCAGCTTCGCACCGTCTTGGAGCAATGTCTGGACCAGAAGGTGCCCGTGCTCGCCCTGGTGGGCGTTCTGGGTAACACCGAGTTCGGCACCGTCGATCCCATCGGCGAACTGATGAACGTGCGCGACGAGTTCTCCGAGCGCGGCCTGCACGCCCCGGTTCATATCGACGCGGCGTGGGGCGGCTACCTCGCTTCGGTCTTTCGGGCCGAAGGGGGCGGACTGGTAGGGCGCGACATGCTCAAGAAGAAATTTCACTACTTCCCCAGCCAGACCGTCTACGAAGCCTTCGCCGCGCTGGGGCGCACCGATTCGATCACCGTCGACCCTCACAAGCTCGGCTACGTACCGTATCCCGCCGGCGCCTATGTCGCCAGAAACCGCGGCATGATCGAATTCCTCACCCAGGAGGCAGCCTACGTCTTCGATATCGAAGAGGAGAGCCACCAACGCTCGCTGGCCGACAAGCTCCGTCATCTGGGCCAGTACATTTTGGAGGGCTCCAAGCCCGGCTCGGCGGCCGCCTCGGCCTACGTGACGCATCGCGTCCTACCGCTGCACCACGACGGCTTCGGTCGCATCTTGCAGCAGACGATTCGCTCCTGCGAGTACTTCTACGACGCGATGCCCGAGTTCAAGGAGCGCGTGGGGGACTTGGTCAATCTGACCATCCCGTTCGAGCCCGACAGCAACTTGGTATGCTTGGCTATTAACCCGCGCGCCAACGACTCGCTGGCCCGGATGAACTGTTTTGGCCGACGTCTCTTCGAGCACATGAAGATTGATCCGAAGCAGCCCATCCAACAGCGCGAATTCGTTGCTTCGTACACCTCGCTGTTGGCGGAGCGCGTCAGTGATGAACGCGCCGCCGAGTTGCTCGGTGAGCTTGGCATCGACCCAGCTAGCCTGACGCCGAACCCGAGCGACGCCGAAGGGCAGGCCGACCACGTCTTTCTGATCCGCAACACGCTGATGAACCCGTGGCTATTGCACGAGCAGAACGGCAAAAACTACATCGACCTGTATTTGGATTATTTGGAGAGGATCATTCGCCAGGAGTTGGAAGGGTAGAGGGGGCATTGCAGGGACCGCGTGCTCGCGGCCCCTGCATCCTTCCTTACAATGCTCCCAGATCCTCGGTCGACTCTCGCGCCGCACCATCTTGGTGCTTCTCGTACGCACACTCCACCGGCATCGCTTCGCTCTCCAAGGACCCCGCCGCTCCGCGCGCCGGCGAGTCCGACGCCAGCGTGAAGTCCTGAGAGCCCAAGTCGACAAAGCCGGGCGCCGTGCCCGTCAGGTTGTCCGATTCGGTGACCGTCCCGCTGGCCGAGCCGTTGAATGAGTTGATCCAGCCCTCCGGAAGCCAATTGTAACTCATGTCGAGTTGACCCGTGTTATCGAGCAACGAGAGTGTCGAACTCTCCGGCGTATAGATGATATTGTTGCGCATCACGGCCGTCTCGTCGTCCGTCGACAATCTCAGCAGTGTGTTGCGATCGTTGCGAAGGGAGACCACTGTGTTGTGGTACAGGTGCAGTGTCCCTTTGCGGTAGTTGGCTTGGTCGCTTCCGTCGCCGCCGTAGTGGATAATCTGACGGTTGCCCGAGTCGTCTGCAGGTTCGACCAGGACGTTCCCGTACACGAAGGTGTCGCGATACGACGGGTCGCTTTTGACCTCATCCTTGCCCGAGTCGACCAGGTCGAGCTGTCGGTTACCACCCTCGAGCCAGTTGTAGCGCACGACCAGTCCCGCCGAGCGGTCCTTCAGGTTGTTGCCGCCGCATCCGTCGCAAAGAGGGCCAAAGCGGTTGTACTCGAAGGTGATTCCGACCGCCGAGGAGTAGTTGTTGTGCTCGTAGTAGCTTCCCTGGATGCCGTTCCCGTAGATGTGGTTGCCGGTGATGAGCACGTCGCGGGCGTTGGCGGTGATGAAGATGCCGTTGCCCGACCCATGAATGACACAGTTCTTCAGCGTCAGGTTGGAGCCGTCCTCGATGTAGAATGAGGCCGCGTTGCTGCGGTAGGTGCCGTTCGACCCGCCGTCATCGACGAAGGAATTCGAAGGATGCGCTCCGGTGATCTCGAGGTTCTCGACACGAATATGAGATGGCTGACCCGACGGGTTACTCGAGCCCCCAATCTTGACCACTCCACGGTTCTCATTCCAGAAGTCGAGTTCGGTGCGTGTCGTGGCATTCTCGCCGGTGATGACCGGTCGTTTGTCGCCGTCCATGATGCCGCGCACGACCACCGGCTTCTCGGCGGTGCCGGCGGTGGCGATGACCCACTTGCTTGCGTACGGCTCGGGCCGATAGTGGATGTTGATGAGGCTACCTGGCTGCAGCGACTCCCATGGAACTTCCGATGGGTCGGCGTACTCCTGACCCGGCCCAACCTCGTAGACGTGGTCGAACGTCTCGTTCGCAGCACCACCCGCCGGGCCGCAGTTGTCGGGTGTTGGTGGCGTGTCGGCGTCGACTTCGGCGTCAATGTCAGCGTCCGTTTGGCCGCTGTCGGCGGCGTCACTCGGGTCCGCGTCTTGGGCGGTCACATCGAGCGCTGTGTCGGAGGCGTCGGCGAGGTCACCAGTGTCTGTGGTGCCTGCATCCGACTCTGTCTGCTCATTGGTATTTTGCTTCGGATCGTCGTCCGAGCAGGCGGGCAGGGCGAGGGCGCCCACGAGGGCGATGACGATCCATCGAGTCGACATGTTCTTCAAGAGTTTGCTCCGAATAGTCGGTGGTTAGCGCGCTTCAAAAGGCCACTAGCGATTAAATTGCGGCTCTCCTGATTATCACCGGCGATGCGCGTGGGCAATGACGCTTTCACAATGAATTCGCGTCGGCTCGTTGCTTCTCCTGTCAATTCGAATGGCAGTGACCGAGTACGCTCGAGCAGGACGACTACGTGCAGTAATCGGCCTGGAAGGACACGGTGAGGGAATGGGGTTCGTCGACGAGCCGGGCCTTAGGCGCCGTCGTCAAAACTGATGGTATTTTCCGGCACGGTGAGGGAATGGGGTTCCCCGACGAGCCGCATTCTGTGCGGGGGCGGGGGCACTTGGTCTCGTTTTCTGAGGGCTTGTTCGGAGCAAGTACGAGCACATCGGGTGCGTTGTGCAGATGGCTGCAGTGATGACATTGTTAGCCAACCTTCTGCACGGAGCCGAGGATGATTCGAAAGCTACAGCCCGACGAGATAGACAGGGCCGTCGAAATCTGGCTGCGCGCCTCCATTGACGCTCACAGCTTCATCGACCGAGAGGTTTGGGAGTCAGGCGCCGAGGATATGCGCGAGGAGTATCTGCCTTCGGCCGAAAACTGGGCCCTGGATCACGACGGCGAGGTCGTAGGGTTCTTCTCGCTCGAAGGAAACATGCTCGCAGCCCTCTTCGTCGACCCGGAAGTCCAAGGCCGAGGCTTCGGCAAGAAGCTGCTCGACAAGGCGAAGTCGCTGCACTCTAGGCTTGTCGTGTCTGTCTACGAAGAGAACGACCGGGCTGTCTCGTTTTACAGGCGCCACGGATTCGCCTGTGCTGACCGTCGCAAGGACTTGCATACCGAGCATATGGAGTGGGTGATGGAGTGGGAGGCGGGGCAGGAGTAGGGGCTGATTTGGTGGTGAAAAATTGGGGGCTCGTGAGGGAACCAGGTTCCCCGACGAGGCCCATTCTGTGCGGGTTTGCTGAGTTTTTGGTCACTCTTTGACCGTCGCCTTCCAGACCTTTTCTGCGTGGGCGAGGAACCCTTCGGGAGCTGTCGCGAAGGCGGGATCGGCTTTGTAGTCACCGCCGATCCATTCGGTCTGCGACAGACGCATCTTGGAGTCGCCGCGCAGCACGTACTTCTCGCCGTCTTCGATGACAAGCACCTTGTGCGTCGCCGGGCTGACGTCCGAGCGACAGGCGGAGCGCCAGGCGAAGGTCGCCTCGCCCACGCTATCCTCGTCGAGGTCGGTCACCGACCAATCGCCGGTGAGCG
It encodes:
- a CDS encoding histone deacetylase family protein, which translates into the protein MYRDMLQLYYSDLYTGAISEEARFPKSRYRKVREELDRRGLTGTDIAVEEARQARLDEVHLVHEPEYVRRFMENELDDKMVRKIGFRPWTEQFVDRTFSIAGGTLQAFEAVMGGAQFAGNLAGGTHHAYADRGEGFCVFNDLAICAVRALEEFGYERVAIVDCDVHQGNGTAVIFADEPRVLTYSIHCAGNYPFDKEESDVDVAVPVGSGDEAYLELLDRSLSRALYGFRPQLVLYQAGVDALEEDRWGRLALTRAGLRRRNGLVFDLAEAWACPVLITMGGGYSRPIEASVAAHADVFEEASRRLKSR
- a CDS encoding CIA30 family protein; amino-acid sequence: MNHVDFDAARSVEEWKTVDDPVMGGRSHSHVHWVDAPVDYGEAERGFLRFEGIVSLANNGGFCSARLVDDDRGVTDFDDLDAFRLLVRGDGHRYKFTVRTDDTPPKSSWRHPFEPPSGPWTELVLPFTDFELWRRGTHLSAGARLDPTRIRSVGVLISDKQDGPFRIDLARVRLHRSASI
- a CDS encoding 2Fe-2S iron-sulfur cluster-binding protein, encoding MPKVEFNGHLIECEAGERLRDVLLRAGETPHNDNAQWLNCRGFGTCGTCAVEIVEGTVGEKTARERWRLDFPPHDPSSGLRLACQIRVEDDLKVTKYPGFWGQHTDEEPIR
- a CDS encoding LON peptidase substrate-binding domain-containing protein — translated: MSQRTRHARREGRHRLLVTEGVLFPSTRLQFHFIDPQRRALVRQAMLEEGRLLLRPKDESFESDIATLAEIVDYLEFSPQRTAVTLGGIERVRLVGVEPREGHAMATWRRVDELVSDCIACNSLVADILGTLDHLSKQGVELAGEVASMAAEARDPSAVADIVGSVTFERGRDQLEHLAQINVYQRLVAVHSRLVTIVNA
- a CDS encoding sensor histidine kinase; amino-acid sequence: MDEAVMVIDDEARELVFINVAARDLAASAGIAATYEAVSTRVLPREGAETAGDSSRMCEIELDGRVFSCSIQNECGPYRVVLLRDETDRRRLEQLAASVNTTEHIDRVFAGIRHEIGNPINALKMTLTVLQRNLERFDREAIVEYVERSLTDVARVEYLLRSLRNFNMVEDPEPEQLDLADFLAQFLALAAGDFPSITHHVDADARVVRADPRALQQILINLLSNASDAIEDVDEPRIEIRAGRDGERVVLEVSDNGQGMDEETLQKLFEPFFTTKQKGTGLGMVIVQKMMARMGGEVGVQSHLGQGTTFTLQLPAV
- a CDS encoding gamma-glutamylcyclotransferase family protein; translation: MTRLFVYGTLRPSESRWPAIEEFVARAEPAKLEGFRMHALPEGYPAIEPGQGEVIGTLLHLEPALVVAALAKADQIEGYIEGSPDSLYERVVVDVGGADAYTYVYHPNRRDHLHTRGRLIESGDWLNRG
- a CDS encoding SDR family NAD(P)-dependent oxidoreductase yields the protein MSKSMQTQNRRALVTGASSGIGRELCRHFAADGIDLVVVARRQERLEELAEALQAEYDIDVRVEPCDLADAEARTALFERLDADDVNVDYLVNNAGFGSNGPFHELDRVRELDQVEVNVVALTDLTHRFLPGMLARGFGRILNIASTAAFQPGPYMSVYYATKAYVLSFTEGIAHELEGTGVTATAHCPGATSTEFAEEASNDDTLLFKSGVATVESVAEHAYLSMQRGKTVAIPGLKNKFGATMVRFSPRKLVRSIAARLNR
- a CDS encoding response regulator codes for the protein MKNVLIVDDEESFLKSLIDGLEAYSADLRVWTAFDGCEAIELLEDTPIDLVVTDLKMPQVNGFELLEHINREFPSLPVLVMTAFGSRKIARKLSELGVSQFLDKPVDFDHLVSRIFDQLDARSRGRIKGIALPTFLQLIEMEKKTCTLQVRSGDDIGLLYFLKGELINAEISGADGEEAASEIVTWQKPDIALDGVLRKQKRTIHTKLGPLLMEAYRLLDERGAGLEDEESEVEFDLGLDAASGASEPEVLSAQAANSDVDASASTASSRQLRMALEGLASLEGFVGAGVFSPSGEALALLVDEAEQARLVEVGGQADAVLGVAGAAASAAGSAGGPLIHIDGDDAHILMCTLDLDGDGRPSESAGAFAHAVLILADDSDLGRAKKTLSSVSVHVGSRVA